In Candidatus Defluviilinea proxima, a single genomic region encodes these proteins:
- the tsaB gene encoding tRNA (adenosine(37)-N6)-threonylcarbamoyltransferase complex dimerization subunit type 1 TsaB, with translation MLLAVDTSTTQVGLALYDGAQVIAEYAWRSGQRHTTELAPSIHELLTHCGLTMDDVTALAVALGPGSFTSLRVGLALVKGLALSKHIPLIGIPTLDILVNAQPASKHPLLCAIQAGRGRFAIGEYKSSKKGWQAQGTARVATLEALMAEVQNPFIVCGEFSAEDIQKMKEKNIQLASPAQSVRRPAVLAELAWARWQAGDVDDEATLAPIYLHTEGSPPA, from the coding sequence ATGTTACTCGCTGTCGATACTTCCACCACACAGGTGGGCTTGGCACTGTATGACGGGGCACAGGTCATTGCTGAATACGCATGGCGGAGCGGTCAACGTCATACCACCGAGTTGGCTCCATCCATCCATGAATTGCTCACGCACTGCGGCCTCACAATGGATGATGTCACTGCCTTGGCTGTGGCACTTGGACCGGGTTCGTTCACAAGTTTGCGAGTTGGGTTGGCATTGGTCAAGGGATTGGCTTTATCGAAACACATTCCTCTCATCGGAATTCCCACACTGGATATTCTCGTGAACGCGCAACCGGCTTCGAAACATCCGTTGTTGTGTGCCATCCAAGCCGGACGAGGACGATTCGCTATCGGCGAGTATAAAAGTTCAAAGAAGGGCTGGCAGGCTCAAGGTACGGCAAGAGTCGCGACTCTCGAAGCGTTAATGGCTGAGGTGCAGAATCCGTTTATTGTGTGTGGAGAGTTCTCAGCGGAAGACATCCAAAAAATGAAAGAAAAAAATATTCAACTTGCCTCACCTGCTCAATCGGTTCGGCGCCCTGCTGTGTTGGCAGAGTTGGCTTGGGCACGCTGGCAGGCTGGCGATGTGGACGATGAAGCAACGCTTGCGCCGATCTATTTACACACAGAAGGTTCGCCGCCTGCATGA
- the rimI gene encoding ribosomal protein S18-alanine N-acetyltransferase produces MSIRRMTLEDIPSVLELDKLSFALPWPERSFRFELTENTASRCWVFDVDGKIAGMIVAWLLVDEAHIATIATHPEYRRQGIARKLLTYALRYMSKEGAVTSFLEVRESNTAARDMYHQFGYEVVGRRKRYYKDTDEDAILMTLGELEHMS; encoded by the coding sequence ATGAGCATTCGCCGCATGACGCTGGAAGATATTCCCTCTGTCCTTGAATTGGATAAGTTATCGTTTGCACTGCCCTGGCCCGAAAGATCGTTCCGCTTTGAGTTGACGGAAAACACGGCTTCACGGTGTTGGGTTTTCGATGTGGATGGAAAGATCGCGGGCATGATCGTTGCCTGGCTGTTGGTGGATGAAGCACACATTGCTACCATCGCTACGCATCCCGAGTATCGCAGGCAGGGTATTGCGCGGAAACTATTGACGTATGCATTACGTTATATGTCGAAGGAAGGCGCGGTCACATCCTTTTTGGAAGTGCGCGAGAGCAACACGGCCGCACGCGATATGTATCATCAATTTGGATACGAAGTTGTGGGCCGCAGAAAAAGATATTACAAAGATACAGATGAAGATGCGATCTTGATGACGCTGGGGGAATTGGAACACATGTCCTGA
- a CDS encoding nucleotide sugar dehydrogenase, with protein sequence MTTTKETLIKKLKDKKARIGILGLGYVGLPLAVVFAEAGFHVTGIDPDSRKVDSLSKGISYIPDVKTEVIEKIVKSGHLTATTDFSILKEIDAVSICVPTPLRQTGDPDMSFIISATEEMAKYMHKGIVVVLESTTYPGTTRELLLPKLGMEHGLTIGEDWFLAFSPERVDPGREDFTTINTPKVMGGITEACGEVATVWYEGAIKTVHHVSTAEAAEMSKLLENTFRMINIGLVNELAIMCERLGVDVWEVIDAAGTKPFGFMKFTPGPGLGGHCIPIDPLYLSWKMKSFNYNARFIELASEINTNMPRYVVSRILDAMNDRGKTLKGSKVLVLGAAYKPDIDDVRESPALDVIGLLQKKGAEVEYHDPYIPHIHHEYDGWHMDSVTDLMKAVREADAVVVITNHKAYDYEAIVKEAKFVFDSRNATRKVAKNSEKVVVL encoded by the coding sequence ATGACTACTACAAAAGAAACTCTCATTAAAAAGTTGAAAGACAAAAAAGCACGCATTGGAATTCTCGGCCTCGGATATGTGGGATTGCCCCTGGCAGTCGTCTTCGCTGAAGCCGGGTTCCACGTCACAGGCATCGACCCCGACTCACGAAAGGTTGATTCGCTTTCAAAAGGCATTTCCTACATCCCGGATGTAAAGACCGAAGTGATCGAGAAGATCGTCAAGTCGGGGCACCTCACTGCCACGACAGATTTCTCCATACTGAAAGAGATCGATGCGGTCAGTATCTGTGTGCCAACTCCTTTACGCCAAACCGGTGACCCGGATATGTCGTTCATCATCTCGGCCACGGAAGAAATGGCGAAGTACATGCACAAGGGCATCGTCGTTGTGTTGGAGTCAACCACGTACCCCGGCACTACACGCGAATTGCTCCTGCCGAAGCTTGGCATGGAACATGGTCTCACCATTGGCGAGGATTGGTTCCTTGCCTTCTCTCCGGAACGTGTAGACCCTGGTCGTGAAGATTTCACGACCATCAACACGCCCAAAGTGATGGGTGGGATCACTGAAGCCTGTGGCGAAGTGGCAACTGTTTGGTATGAGGGCGCGATCAAAACCGTCCATCATGTCTCTACGGCTGAAGCGGCGGAGATGTCCAAACTGTTGGAGAACACCTTCCGCATGATCAACATCGGTCTGGTCAACGAATTGGCGATCATGTGTGAACGTCTTGGTGTGGATGTGTGGGAAGTGATCGATGCGGCGGGAACCAAGCCGTTTGGTTTTATGAAGTTCACGCCGGGACCGGGCTTGGGTGGTCACTGTATTCCGATTGACCCGCTGTATCTTTCGTGGAAGATGAAATCGTTCAACTACAATGCACGCTTCATCGAACTGGCCTCTGAGATCAACACGAACATGCCACGTTATGTGGTCAGTCGCATTCTCGATGCGATGAATGATCGCGGCAAGACGCTGAAAGGTTCGAAGGTGTTGGTCCTTGGCGCGGCATACAAACCTGATATTGACGATGTGCGCGAATCACCCGCATTGGACGTGATCGGTCTCTTACAAAAGAAGGGCGCGGAAGTCGAATATCACGATCCGTATATCCCGCACATCCATCACGAATACGATGGCTGGCATATGGACAGCGTGACGGACTTAATGAAAGCCGTCCGTGAGGCAGATGCCGTGGTGGTTATCACCAATCACAAAGCGTATGATTATGAGGCGATTGTCAAAGAGGCGAAGTTCGTCTTCGATAGCCGCAATGCCACACGCAAAGTCGCAAAGAATAGTGAGAAGGTCGTGGTGTTGTAA
- a CDS encoding GDP-mannose 4,6-dehydratase, with protein MGNYLVTGAAGFIGARTSELLIQDGHTVSGIDNMNDAYDVRMKEYRLKRLQAMDGFTFHKLDISEKSVIEHFKGQKFDGVINLAARAGVRFSVEDPWVFVQSNMVGTLNMLELSKETGRGKFILASTSSIYGEDPPYPTPETASSSEPLQPYAASKKGAEAMCHAYHHLYGIDVSVLRFFTVYGPAGRPDLALFRFVQWVSEGQPVRINGDGEQSRGFTYIDDIARGIILALKPVGFEIINLGGHEVITINDLVTLVEDVVGKKAIVQHGPPNPADMRSNWADVNKAGEMLGWEPQYDMRAGVEKLVEWYNAEREWAKDVLTP; from the coding sequence ATGGGTAATTATCTTGTCACCGGTGCGGCAGGCTTCATCGGCGCACGGACATCGGAACTGCTCATTCAGGATGGGCATACCGTCTCAGGCATCGACAATATGAACGATGCGTACGACGTCCGCATGAAAGAATATCGCTTGAAACGATTGCAGGCGATGGATGGATTTACCTTCCATAAACTGGATATTTCAGAGAAGTCTGTTATTGAACATTTCAAGGGACAGAAGTTCGATGGCGTGATCAATTTAGCCGCACGCGCGGGTGTGCGCTTCAGTGTGGAAGATCCGTGGGTGTTCGTACAAAGTAATATGGTCGGCACGCTGAACATGTTGGAGTTGAGCAAGGAGACAGGCAGGGGAAAGTTCATTCTCGCGTCTACTTCCAGTATCTATGGCGAAGACCCTCCGTATCCAACGCCTGAGACCGCCTCCAGCAGTGAACCGCTTCAGCCGTATGCCGCAAGCAAAAAGGGGGCAGAGGCGATGTGTCACGCGTATCATCATTTGTATGGGATCGATGTCTCTGTCTTACGCTTCTTCACGGTCTATGGTCCAGCGGGTCGTCCCGATCTGGCGCTCTTCCGTTTTGTGCAATGGGTCAGCGAAGGACAGCCCGTCCGCATCAACGGCGATGGCGAACAATCACGTGGCTTCACCTACATTGACGATATTGCGCGTGGAATCATCCTTGCGCTCAAACCTGTCGGGTTTGAGATCATCAATCTCGGCGGGCATGAAGTTATCACCATCAACGATCTGGTCACGCTGGTGGAAGATGTGGTCGGCAAAAAGGCGATCGTGCAACACGGTCCGCCCAACCCTGCCGACATGCGCTCCAATTGGGCGGACGTGAACAAAGCGGGCGAGATGCTCGGTTGGGAACCGCAATATGATATGCGTGCCGGGGTAGAGAAACTGGTTGAATGGTATAACGCCGAACGCGAATGGGCGAAAGATGTGTTGACGCCATAA
- a CDS encoding lipopolysaccharide biosynthesis protein — MFLIEKAKTFLQNDPLIRRVLRNSGYLFSSSTISSALGLLQGILVIRLLGDSSFGLLAVIMDFPSNVNRLLSFRMSEVTVKYMGEALAQNDKQRASALVKGIGLTEAATSVLAYLVLLLLSVLGAQIFAKDWPADWVAYLFRFYGLFLLANIVYETSVGVLQAFDHFKKVALANFYQSIALTALIAAAFLFEWDIFGVLTAYLIGKTIAGFLIAGYAIHDLNDKLGRDWMRTSLKLVPDWKPILRFAFSTNLNGTVNLFARDNIRLYLAALLTTADVAYFALATRLINLVMTPLEPFIWPTYAEITKTIAQKQWQATRKLLKQVSTIGLIWTLLAGGGLALISWWLIPFMYGADMAPAYACFIILLIGYGVANVANWNRPLLLALGRPNFPLIVSAITGAIEVALIFILVPAGGYLVGAAVVSGYFVISIGWTALRGISIIKHEEALA, encoded by the coding sequence ATGTTCCTCATCGAAAAAGCAAAAACCTTTTTACAGAATGACCCGCTGATCCGCCGTGTGTTGCGCAACAGCGGGTATCTGTTCAGTAGCAGTACGATCTCCTCTGCACTTGGACTCCTGCAGGGGATTCTTGTTATCCGTTTGCTGGGGGATTCCAGCTTTGGTCTGTTGGCGGTCATCATGGACTTTCCATCCAACGTCAATCGTCTGCTTTCCTTTCGCATGAGCGAAGTGACGGTCAAGTACATGGGCGAAGCGTTGGCACAAAACGATAAACAACGTGCATCCGCTCTCGTCAAAGGGATCGGCCTGACCGAAGCGGCCACATCCGTGCTTGCGTATCTCGTCTTATTGTTGCTCTCTGTATTGGGCGCACAAATCTTTGCCAAAGACTGGCCTGCGGATTGGGTTGCGTATCTCTTCCGCTTTTATGGATTGTTCCTGCTTGCTAACATTGTCTATGAAACATCAGTTGGTGTGCTTCAGGCTTTCGATCACTTCAAGAAGGTGGCGCTTGCCAATTTTTATCAAAGTATCGCATTGACCGCCCTGATCGCCGCCGCGTTTCTTTTCGAGTGGGATATCTTCGGCGTGTTGACCGCCTATCTCATTGGCAAAACGATTGCAGGTTTCTTGATCGCTGGATATGCAATTCATGATCTGAACGACAAACTGGGACGCGACTGGATGCGTACTTCGCTCAAGCTTGTCCCTGACTGGAAACCCATCCTGCGCTTTGCCTTCAGCACGAATCTTAATGGGACCGTCAACTTGTTTGCCCGCGATAACATCCGTCTCTACCTTGCGGCCTTGCTCACCACCGCCGACGTTGCCTACTTTGCTCTTGCAACTCGCCTCATCAACCTCGTCATGACCCCGCTTGAGCCATTCATCTGGCCCACCTATGCTGAGATCACAAAAACCATCGCGCAAAAACAATGGCAGGCCACACGCAAACTTCTTAAACAAGTCAGCACCATCGGTCTCATATGGACTCTCCTTGCAGGCGGCGGGCTGGCGCTCATCAGCTGGTGGCTCATTCCATTCATGTATGGTGCAGACATGGCTCCCGCTTATGCGTGTTTCATCATTCTTCTCATCGGTTATGGCGTTGCCAACGTCGCCAACTGGAATCGTCCGTTGTTATTAGCATTAGGCAGACCGAATTTCCCGCTCATCGTGTCGGCAATCACAGGAGCAATTGAGGTCGCGCTTATCTTTATCCTCGTTCCTGCTGGCGGATATTTAGTTGGCGCGGCCGTTGTTTCAGGTTACTTCGTCATCTCCATCGGCTGGACAGCCTTGCGCGGTATCTCCATCATCAAACATGAAGAGGCCCTCGCATGA
- a CDS encoding glycosyltransferase: MKIVAIAGSQIPSDTANSLQVMKACNALVQLGHDLTLIVPEFDDRSSTIDLQKHYGLQTNIHIEYLSASNRRLFTWQSVQRARALKPDLLYVWMIQSAVFGLLFKLPTVFEIHIQPTGTLGPAWHRAFAKLRGRKCLASITQALVDVLERKHNIRFQRDEVVITPNGVDLERFASLPDPVTARQQLNFPNAPTVMCTGHLYAGRGADLFLALAKELQQAHFIWVGGKPEDVETWKARAQSDNVTFTGFIPNQDLPLYQSAADVLLMPYSRSIRGSSGTADSGSVASPMKMFEYMAAGRAIVTADLLVIREVLNEKSAVFCEPDDLSNWKLVIGELLTDEPRRVTLGKQAMDDVQGYTWLARAEKIMRVF, encoded by the coding sequence ATGAAGATAGTCGCCATCGCTGGTTCACAAATCCCCTCAGATACCGCTAACAGCTTGCAAGTGATGAAGGCCTGCAATGCCCTCGTCCAACTCGGCCACGACCTCACTCTCATCGTTCCTGAGTTTGACGATAGATCATCGACCATTGACCTTCAAAAGCACTACGGACTTCAAACCAATATACACATCGAATATCTTTCCGCTTCCAACCGCCGTCTCTTCACGTGGCAATCTGTCCAGCGTGCTCGCGCTCTCAAGCCCGATCTCCTCTATGTTTGGATGATCCAGTCCGCAGTCTTTGGTTTGCTCTTCAAACTCCCCACCGTTTTCGAAATTCACATACAGCCTACCGGCACGCTTGGCCCTGCATGGCATCGCGCCTTCGCAAAACTTCGCGGACGTAAATGCCTTGCCTCCATCACCCAAGCCCTCGTGGATGTGCTCGAACGTAAACATAACATTCGCTTTCAACGGGACGAAGTGGTTATCACTCCTAATGGCGTTGACCTAGAACGCTTCGCCTCACTACCGGACCCGGTCACTGCCCGCCAACAATTGAACTTTCCCAATGCCCCAACCGTGATGTGCACGGGTCACCTCTACGCCGGTCGTGGCGCTGACCTATTCCTTGCCCTCGCAAAAGAACTGCAGCAAGCACACTTCATTTGGGTCGGCGGTAAACCGGAAGATGTCGAAACATGGAAAGCCCGCGCCCAGTCGGACAACGTCACCTTCACCGGCTTTATCCCCAATCAAGATTTGCCCCTCTACCAATCCGCAGCGGACGTTTTGCTCATGCCCTACAGCCGCTCCATCAGGGGCTCCAGTGGCACGGCAGATTCAGGCAGCGTAGCCAGCCCGATGAAAATGTTCGAATACATGGCGGCAGGACGGGCAATCGTCACTGCCGATCTGCTTGTGATTCGGGAAGTGTTGAATGAGAAGAGCGCAGTCTTCTGTGAGCCAGATGATTTGAGTAATTGGAAATTGGTAATTGGGGAGTTACTTACAGATGAACCGCGCAGAGTCACATTGGGGAAACAGGCGATGGATGATGTGCAGGGGTATACATGGTTAGCGAGGGCAGAGAAGATTATGAGGGTTTTTTAG
- the gmd gene encoding GDP-mannose 4,6-dehydratase — MPTALITGITGQDGSYLAELLLSKGYRVVGVARRSSTVTNERISHLLDDITVVQGDLHDQGSLLGLLEEYQPTEVYNLAAQSFVPTSWNQPALTGDITAIGVTRILEAIRFVNPKIRFYQASSSEMFGKVLEVPQKEDTPFYPRSPYGVAKVYGHWITVNYRESFDMFATSGILFNHESPRRGLEFVTRKITNGVAKIKLGMAKDLRLGNLESQRDWGFAGDYVDAMWRMLQQDKPDSYVIGMGETHSVREFCEIAFGRVDLDYKEFVVQDERFYRPAEVDLLISDPTRARTELGWEPAVSFKELVTMMVDADMERLKK; from the coding sequence ATGCCTACTGCATTAATCACAGGAATTACAGGCCAGGATGGATCATACTTGGCAGAATTATTGCTTTCAAAGGGGTACCGCGTTGTTGGGGTTGCACGTCGCTCAAGCACAGTAACCAATGAACGCATCAGTCATCTTTTGGATGATATTACCGTTGTGCAGGGCGACCTGCATGATCAGGGCTCGTTATTGGGGTTGCTTGAGGAATATCAACCTACCGAAGTGTATAACCTTGCGGCGCAATCGTTTGTGCCAACGTCATGGAACCAGCCTGCACTGACAGGTGATATTACAGCCATCGGTGTGACGCGTATTCTTGAAGCGATTCGTTTTGTGAATCCAAAGATCCGTTTTTACCAGGCATCTTCCAGCGAAATGTTTGGGAAGGTATTGGAAGTTCCACAAAAGGAAGATACACCGTTCTACCCGCGCAGTCCGTATGGTGTGGCTAAGGTGTATGGGCATTGGATAACCGTGAACTACCGCGAGTCTTTCGATATGTTTGCGACATCGGGTATTTTGTTCAATCACGAAAGTCCGCGTCGTGGTTTGGAATTCGTCACTCGCAAAATCACAAATGGCGTGGCAAAGATCAAACTTGGAATGGCGAAAGATCTTCGTCTTGGTAATCTTGAATCTCAACGCGATTGGGGTTTTGCCGGTGATTATGTGGATGCCATGTGGCGTATGTTGCAACAAGATAAGCCAGATAGTTATGTGATCGGTATGGGTGAGACACATTCCGTGCGCGAGTTTTGCGAGATCGCATTTGGACGTGTTGATTTGGATTACAAAGAGTTCGTTGTACAGGATGAACGTTTCTATCGCCCTGCTGAAGTGGACTTGTTGATCTCGGATCCAACCCGCGCCCGTACCGAACTTGGCTGGGAGCCGGCTGTTAGTTTTAAGGAACTGGTCACGATGATGGTGGATGCAGACATGGAACGTTTAAAAAAGTAA
- a CDS encoding glycosyltransferase family 2 protein, which translates to MDLSLVVPVYNEKENLPLLMDAINAALNPLKKTWEVILVDDGSKDGSLEVLESLVKQDPKHVRVVVFRRNFGQTAAIAAGIDHSEGDVIILLDADLQNDPADIPMLLAKLEEGYDLVSGWRKDRKDNRLTRTIPSNMANGLISWATGVHLHDYGCTLKAYRRETLKGFRLYGEMHRFIPVFAHSVGAKIAELPVRHHPRKFGVAKYGLERTVKVVLDLFTVKFLLDYSHKPMRLFGGAGVGLIGISILTMMYLLIRKIFFVIPVLTSPFFQISVMLSILGFQSILMGLIAELLARTYHESQSKPTYTVRAVLGKK; encoded by the coding sequence ATGGACCTTTCTCTCGTAGTACCTGTATATAACGAAAAAGAAAACCTGCCCCTGTTGATGGACGCGATCAATGCGGCTTTGAACCCTCTCAAGAAAACATGGGAGGTGATTCTCGTAGACGATGGTTCCAAAGATGGCAGTCTGGAAGTGTTGGAAAGTCTCGTAAAACAAGACCCTAAGCACGTCCGTGTGGTGGTATTTCGACGTAATTTTGGGCAGACGGCCGCTATTGCCGCAGGGATCGATCATTCAGAAGGGGATGTCATTATCCTCTTGGATGCGGATCTCCAAAATGACCCCGCTGATATTCCCATGCTTCTCGCCAAGCTGGAGGAAGGCTACGACCTCGTCAGCGGTTGGCGCAAGGATCGCAAGGACAACCGCCTCACGCGCACGATCCCTTCCAACATGGCGAACGGACTGATCTCATGGGCGACTGGTGTGCACCTCCATGATTATGGATGCACGCTCAAAGCATATCGTCGTGAAACGCTGAAGGGATTCCGATTGTATGGTGAGATGCATCGTTTTATTCCAGTGTTCGCCCATTCTGTTGGAGCGAAGATTGCAGAACTCCCTGTCCGCCACCACCCACGCAAATTTGGTGTAGCAAAATACGGCTTGGAAAGAACCGTGAAAGTCGTCCTCGATCTATTCACAGTAAAATTCTTGCTTGATTATTCCCACAAGCCCATGCGTTTGTTCGGCGGCGCTGGTGTTGGTCTGATCGGCATCAGTATCCTGACGATGATGTATCTGTTGATCCGTAAAATATTCTTTGTCATTCCTGTGCTTACTTCACCGTTTTTCCAGATCAGTGTCATGCTTTCTATTTTGGGTTTTCAATCCATTCTTATGGGCCTGATCGCGGAACTGTTGGCGCGCACATATCACGAATCGCAGAGTAAGCCTACATATACTGTTCGAGCGGTTTTGGGAAAGAAGTAA
- a CDS encoding flippase-like domain-containing protein produces the protein MPVWWSKNRQKIFQLAGTILAVVLLALLLKDGGWNEIISAFRRIKTSDLLWVAVLFAISRMAVTARWHVLLRSGGIDIRFKDSAALTFTGLFASNFLPSTIGGDVVRLAGAMQMGYDRAVCLASIAADRLVGMLGMTMTLPIGLAYSWNLLQDPASLLSFGLFQKPFAFLKRTFSVFGLWLKKPASLVQSLAFSWIHMICLFGAIYIFVDDLGTHVSFWMIAGLWSLTYFITQIPIAINGYGLQELSFTFFMSNVAGLTPAISLSVAVLLRAYFILSSLPGAFFLPSIMAAMVKQKEEISSNEM, from the coding sequence GTGCCTGTATGGTGGTCAAAGAACCGTCAAAAGATATTCCAGTTGGCGGGAACAATATTGGCGGTTGTATTGTTGGCCTTGCTGTTGAAAGATGGCGGGTGGAATGAAATCATCTCGGCTTTTAGGCGCATCAAAACATCTGATCTGCTTTGGGTGGCAGTTCTCTTTGCGATCTCGCGCATGGCGGTTACTGCAAGGTGGCATGTATTACTGCGCTCCGGTGGCATCGACATCCGTTTCAAAGATAGTGCGGCGTTGACTTTTACCGGCCTGTTTGCTTCCAACTTTTTGCCCAGCACCATTGGCGGTGATGTGGTACGTCTGGCGGGCGCGATGCAAATGGGATATGACCGGGCAGTCTGCCTCGCATCTATTGCCGCCGACAGGTTGGTAGGTATGCTGGGGATGACGATGACGCTCCCGATCGGGCTGGCATATTCCTGGAATCTTTTACAGGACCCCGCGTCTCTTCTTTCCTTTGGCCTATTTCAAAAACCCTTTGCCTTTCTCAAGCGGACATTTTCCGTCTTCGGTCTCTGGCTCAAGAAACCTGCATCTCTTGTGCAATCTTTAGCCTTTTCGTGGATCCACATGATCTGCCTGTTCGGTGCGATCTATATCTTTGTAGATGACCTCGGCACGCATGTCTCTTTTTGGATGATTGCAGGCTTGTGGAGCCTCACATATTTCATCACACAGATACCGATCGCGATCAACGGCTATGGCTTGCAAGAACTCTCATTCACGTTCTTTATGTCTAACGTGGCCGGGTTGACCCCGGCGATTAGTTTGAGTGTGGCAGTATTGCTCCGCGCATATTTCATTCTTTCGAGCCTACCGGGGGCGTTCTTCCTGCCGTCCATCATGGCGGCAATGGTGAAACAAAAAGAGGAAATTTCCTCGAACGAGATGTAG
- the rfbB gene encoding dTDP-glucose 4,6-dehydratase, whose amino-acid sequence MAEKQTVLITGGCGFIGSNFVRMLVADGNYRVVNLDALTYATNPLSLKDLESNPNYVFVKGNITDRELVSSLFTQYQPIGVFHFAAESHVDRSIVHAEDFVQTNVLGTFTMLQAARVYWSDLPDDKKKAFRFLHVSTDEVFGSLGPEGYFTEETPYAPNSPYSASKASSDHFVRAFHHTYGLPTVITNCSNNYGPYQFPEKMIPLMILNALSGKPLPVYGDGSNIRDWLYVEDHCTAVKLAFEKGVPGEVYVIGGNNEQKNINLVNKMCDILDDIAPPVEVPQLREQGLKSYKDLIRFVTDRPGHDHRYAIDSAKIRRELGWQADVGFEAGLRRTIEWYLSNPEWVDQVSSGSYGEWVKKNYAWRAEKETK is encoded by the coding sequence ATGGCTGAAAAACAAACCGTACTTATCACAGGCGGATGTGGCTTTATCGGTTCAAATTTTGTGCGTATGCTTGTTGCGGATGGTAACTATCGCGTAGTAAATCTTGATGCGCTGACCTACGCAACCAATCCGCTTTCTCTCAAGGACTTGGAAAGCAATCCCAATTATGTTTTCGTAAAAGGCAATATTACAGACCGTGAACTGGTCTCGTCGTTGTTCACACAGTATCAGCCAATTGGTGTTTTTCATTTTGCTGCCGAATCTCATGTGGACCGCTCTATTGTCCATGCGGAGGATTTTGTGCAGACGAATGTACTTGGCACCTTTACCATGCTTCAAGCCGCACGCGTCTATTGGAGCGACCTGCCTGATGACAAAAAGAAGGCTTTTCGATTTCTGCATGTTTCCACGGATGAAGTCTTCGGTTCGCTCGGACCCGAGGGCTATTTCACTGAAGAGACTCCTTATGCACCCAACTCGCCTTACTCTGCGTCCAAAGCATCCAGTGATCATTTTGTGCGCGCCTTTCATCACACGTATGGTTTACCGACTGTTATTACAAATTGCTCCAATAACTACGGTCCCTATCAATTCCCTGAGAAGATGATCCCGTTGATGATCTTGAATGCACTTTCTGGTAAGCCTTTGCCTGTATATGGAGATGGCTCCAACATTCGCGATTGGTTGTATGTGGAAGATCATTGCACAGCGGTCAAACTGGCTTTTGAAAAGGGCGTGCCGGGCGAAGTGTATGTTATTGGTGGAAACAACGAGCAGAAGAATATCAACCTTGTGAATAAGATGTGCGATATCCTCGATGATATTGCGCCGCCTGTAGAAGTGCCGCAGTTGAGAGAACAAGGGTTGAAGAGTTATAAGGATCTTATCCGTTTTGTAACGGACCGCCCGGGACATGATCATCGTTACGCAATTGATTCAGCGAAGATACGGCGCGAGTTGGGCTGGCAGGCTGATGTCGGGTTTGAGGCGGGCTTACGCCGTACGATAGAGTGGTATTTGTCGAATCCCGAGTGGGTGGACCAGGTCAGCAGTGGATCATATGGCGAATGGGTCAAAAAGAATTACGCTTGGCGTGCAGAGAAGGAGACCAAATGA